CATTGCTGAACCTGTGCCTTAACGCCAGGGATGCGATGCCGTCTGGCGGCCACCTGACGATTGAAACGGCCAATGCCCGGCTTGACGCCGACTACGCGTCAACGCAATCCGAGGTGACGCCGGGGCAGTATGTCCTGCTGGCCGTCACCGATACGGGCGTCGGCATGTCGCCGGAAGTCCGGGAAAAGGTATTTGAGCCGTTCTTTACGACAAAAGGGGCAGACCGGGGGACCGGGCTTGGCCTGTCCATGGTATTTGGCTTCGCCAAACAGTCCGGCGGCCATGTCGCGATATACAGCGAAATTGGCGAGGGTACGACAGTCAAACTGTATCTCCCCCGGGCGCTGCAGTCGGCCGTGAAGGTCGACCATGGCGGTGACAATATTCCACGCGGTCGCGGGGAAACGGTGCTGGTGGTCGAGGATCATCCGCAAATAAGGGACCTGGTGGTCAATCAGCTCACCGCGCTCGGCTATACGGTCACTGTAACGGAAGACGGCCCGGAAGCGCTGCTGGCGCTGCGGAAAGAGGCGGGTTTCGATCTCGTCCTGACCGATGTGGTCCTGCCGACGGGCATGAACGGCACCCAGGTCGCGGCGGAAGCGGTAAAGCTGCATCCGGGCATCGGCGTGCTGTACATGTCCGGCTACACCGAAAATTCGGTTATCCATCACGGCCGGCTGGACAAGGGGGTCACCCTGCTGCAGAAGCCGTTCCGTCGCAAGGAACTTGCGCAAAAGGTCCGCGACGTGCTCGACACAAGGATGTAGCCGCGGGACAGCCTCAGTCCGCGGCGGCGCGCATCGAATCCGCGTGTTGCGAAAGCTTCGGCATGATTTCTTCGGCCAGCCGCCGCATCGAACCCTGCCACAATGCGGGATTGTCCCATTCATGACCGTTCGCCAGCAGGGTGCCGAAGGGGCCGGTTTCATCGATCAGCGCGATCATGCGGTCCAGCACCGTCCTGGAGTCGCCGACAATCGGCAGCGCCGCCTTGAAATCGTCGATGGTGATGTCCTCGTCGGCCATGCTCTCGTCGTTCACGCCCATCTTGGCGACGCCGCGGCGGCCGAAGCTGTAGCGGAAATACTTGTAGTAATGCGATAGCCCGGAATTGGGATCGTACAGGTAATCCAGTGCCTGCTGGTCGCTTTCGCCGACCAGGATCGAACGCGATACGCGCCAGATCGACGGATCCGCCGGCTGTCCCGCTTCGGCGGCGCCCTGTGCGTACATGTCCCAGTGGGAGCGCAGGTAGCGCGAATGCATAAAGTTTCCGGACACCGGAATCCAGCCGCGCCTGCCCGCTTCCAGCGCGGTGCGCGAATTGGGCGACAGCACGGAAATCGCGATGGGCGGGCTCGGTTTCTGGAAGGGACGTGGCACCCAGCCGACACCGAAGTCCCTGTTGATGCCCTCGTCCAGCTTGATCTTCCAGAATTCTCCGTCGTAATCGTAGGGCGGTTCCTTCGACCACAGCATGTCGATGATTTCCAGCGATTCCATCAGCCGCCGGCCGCGCTCCGGCGGTTCGCCCGTGCCGACCATGCCGACATCGGACACCAGCGAACCGACGCCGATGCCGAAGATATAACGGCCCCGGCACAGGTGGTCGAATTGCGCGACCTGCGCCGCGACGGCGACGGGATGGTGTTGCGGCAGATTGATGACCCCGGTGCCGAAGACGATGTTCTTCGTTTCGGAAATGACCGACGCCATGAACATCAGGGGCGAGGGGACCGGTTCGTTCAGCGAACTGAAATGCTCGCCGACCCAGTATTCATCATAGCCGAGCCGGTCCGCCAGAATGATCGCCTGGCGGTCTTCCTCCAGCACCTGCGTATAGTCGCGGGCCGGGTCGTGCATAGGCATGGTGAAAACGCCAAGGCGCATGGTATCGTCTCCCTCGTGGAAATTTGCGGCGGAAATCTCGCATGGCCGGGAGAGGAGCGCAATATAACGCTCCTCCCGGTGGACGTGGTGACCCTATCAGGATATCAGCCAGCCCCCGTCGACGTCCACGGTCGTGCCTGTGACGAAGTCGTTCTGGACCAGGAAGATGATCCCCTGGGCGCATTCGTCCGCCGTTCCGGGACGGGGGATCACGTTCTTCGCGGTTGCCTTTTCGTAGAACGCCTTTCGCGCATCGCCTTCCATCGAAACCATGGGTGTGTCGATGGACCCGGGTGACAGCACATTGATCCGTTTCGGCGCGATTTCCGTTGCAACGCCGCGGGCGAAGGATTCGACAGCACCGCCGACCGATGAAATCGCGATCTGGCCCGGCTTCATCTTGCGGGCGGGGCTGCCGCTGACCAGGACGATACAGCCGTCGTCGGCCAGATGCGGCGTACCGAAACGGACAACATTGGCATAGCCCCACAGCTTCGCGAACGACGCCTGATACCCGTCCATATCCATGTCGAGAAAGCGGCCGACGGCGCGGTTTCCGCCGGTCGCGGCGCTGACCAGAATGTCGAAGGGCGCGCATTCCGCGAACAGCGCCGCCAGCGCATCCCGGTCGAGGACGTCGCACTGCTTCAGCGTGACACCGGCGGGGACGTCGCCCGCCTTGTCCGGATTGCGGCTCACCGCGATGACACTGGCGCCGAGCGCCGCCAGCCGCTTCGTTGTGGCCAGGCCGATGCCTGACGTGCCGCCGAATACGATTGCCTTTTTGCCTGAGACTTCCATGGTCGATCATCCTCTCCTGTCTGACACCGGTATCCGGTGAAACCCAATTGTAGTGGATTGATTCCAACGTTTGGAACCTTCGGTTTCGAGCAGCGATGATATCGTCGGGATTGTCTTTCCAGACGAATGGTTTCGGGGTCGTTGCATTCGTCAGGCGGACGATCTCGGCGACGCGCGCCGGCGGATACGGTAAAGATAATGCCATTGCGCATTCCTCAGACTCGCACGACTATGATAAATGGGAGTCCTGAATCGGACTCCTTCGTTCCGATCAAACGTGGTCTTGCCATGACGTCTCATTCCGTTTCCGAAATGGCTCGTTTCGCTACTTTTCCGCGGGACAGCCGATACTGTTCAAGTCCATCTCCGGGTGGAAATTCGAGACAGGGCGTGAGGATGTAGTTTGCGGGACCGAACAACGACAGGCCTGTTCTCATTCGGCCTCGTCTTCAGCTTGCTGCCAAGCATGAGCTTTCCGGCAACGATGCCGGCGTTGATGGCGGACTTGCAGTTTACGGCTTCCGAGGCCGGCTGGCTTGGCGGGATTTATTTTGCCGGATACGCCTGTGCCGTTCCTGTACTGTCATCGGGAACAGACCGCGTCGGCGCGAAGTCCATCTATCTGACAAGCTGCCTGGTTGCCGTGGTCAGTAGCCTGGCGTTCGCATTCTGGGCGGAGGGATTTTGGAGCGCCTTTATTCCGCGGCTTCTCGGCGGCGCCGCGCTCGCGGGTGTTCACATGCCGGGGCTGAAATTGCTGACGGATATGGTCGGCGAAAAATTCAGGATGCGCGGCGCCGGTATCTATGCGTCCAGTTACGCACTGGGTAGTGCGACATCATTTCTGTTTGCGGGATTTATCGAAGCCGCCTCGAACTGGCATTTCGTCTATGGGTTGGCTGCGCTGGGCCCGGCGCTGGCGGCGGCATGCGTCCTGGCGACGCCGAAGACTCCAACCGCCGCAGGCGGACCGATAGCCCGGATTCAATTGCGGCCGTTACTGAGAAACCGTCCGCTGATGTCGTATATCGTCGCATATGCGGGAAACACGTGGGAGGTGTTCTCGATACGCGTATGGTTCGTCGCCTATCTGGCATGGATACTGAGCCGGCCGGACAACGATATCGATTTGCCGCCACTGGCCGTGGTTTCAGGTGTCGCGGCAATCGCCGGAGTTCCTGCCAGCGTTGTGGTTTCAGAGCTTGCGCTGCGTGTCGGCCGGGAAAAGGCAATTATCGCAACCTGCGGCATTTCCGTTGCCGTATGTCTCGGGTTGGCCATGTCCACCGGCGCGGCAAGCCTCGTGATCCTGCCGCTGCTGATCCTGTTGCAAATTTCCAGCTTTGCCGATGTCGGCTCCCTGACCGCCGGTGCGATTGCAGCCTGCGAACCCGGCAGGCGCGGGACGTCACTTGCCCTCTTTGCATTTACGGGATCGCTAACCGGTTTCCTGGGGCCCGTCATCGTCGGCATCTCGCTCGATGCATTTGGTGGTTTCGAACAGGGGACGGGATGGACGGCGGCATTCCTTGTCATGGCGATCGGTTCGACGGTCGCGGCGCTATCGGTCTGGCACTTGAAAACGAACCTTCCAAAATAAAAAAACTCAGCGTTGAACGGAACGCGTTCCAGCCTATTTATCGCGTAGGGTCCGCGACGATTCCGCGCAACCGCTGACGCGCGTCGGCGGATACGGTAATGGTGCCGCCATTGCACATTTCTCAGAATCGCACGACTATGATGAAATGGTAATCCCGAATCGGACCCCTTTGCTCCGATCAATCCACCAGGCCATTTGACCCGGCGCGGCGCCTTGCTGGCGCAATACCCGTATCCTAGGCTAGGCCCGTCGTGACCGGGAGAAGATATCGTGACCAACAGGATCGAACTGCTTGTTTCCAAATCCGTTCCCTTTGCCGGTGGGCAGGCATTCGGCGATGCCGGGCCCTATGAACGGCTGCGGGGCCGGGCGCATTTCGCTGTCGATCCGCTGGCGCCGGCGCAGGCCGGGGTGACGGATATCGGGCATGCGCAGCTCAGCGGGGCGGGGATGGTCGAGTTTTCCGCCGAGTTTTTCATCTTCCGCCCGGTCGACCCGGCCAGGGGAAACCGCCGGATATTCTTCGACTACGGCAATCGCGGCAACCTGCGCGCGCTGCAGTATTTCAACGACGCGCCGGGATCGAACGATCCGCTCACCGCCGCGCAGGCGGGGAACGGCTTCCTGTTCCGGCGCGGCTACAGTCTCGTCTGGGCCGCCTGGCAGGGCGACCTTCTGCCGGGTGACGGGCGCATCACGATGGACCTGCCGGTCGCGCATGACAACGGCAAGCCGATTATGGGGCCGGTGCGGCAGGAGTTCATTCCCGTCGGTCCCACGGTCTGTTTTCCCCTGTCCGGGCGAATCGATACGCGCAGCCATCCCGCCGCGTCGCACGATACGACGCTGGCGCAGCTGACCCGGCGCCGCTATCCGGATTCGAAACGCATCGCGATCCCGTCGGACGCCTGGTCCTTCGCGCAGGCGACGCGCGGGCTGGATGCGGACAGCCAGGTCAAGGCGCGCGGCGGCGGCGCGCTGGCGATCCTGCCGTCGGACGAATTCATCTACATGGCGGACGGGTTCCAGCCCGGCTGGATCTATGAACTGGTCTATACGGCGCGCGACCCGCTGGTCATGGGGCTGGGCCATGTCGCGGTGCGCGACCTGGTCAGCCACCTGAAACACGGGGAAGCCGATGCCGCCGGAAACCCGAACCCCCTGCCCGGAATCGAAAAGGCCTATGGCTTCGGCCGTTCGCAGACCGGCCGCTGCCTTCGTGACTTCATCTATCGCGGCTTCAACGCCGATGCGGCGGGGCGGCGGGTGTTCGACGGCGTGATCCCGCATGTCGCGGGCGCGGGCAAGATGTGGCTGAACCACCGCTTCGCCAATGGCGTCGCCATGGCCGGCCAGCAGTATGAGGACCACCACAACATTGCCGACAGCTTCCCCTTTTCCTATGCCGAAACCACCGACCACCTGACGGGCAGGACCGACGCGATCCTGAAACGGCCGGATACGGACCCGTTCGTGATGCATACGCAAAGCGCATCCGAATACTGGCAGCGCAAGGCCTCGCTGGTGCATACGGACACCCGGGGCAACGACCTGCCGCAGCCGGACAATGTCCGGGTCTATTTCTGGGCCAGTTCGCAGCACACCTCCGATCCGGTCGGCGTGATTCCGGCCAGGGGCGTCTGCGAAAATTACAACAATGTCGTTGCGGTTTCGCCGGTGTTCCGGGCGCTGCTGGATGCGCTGGACGCCTGGGTGACCGATGGCGCCGCACCGCCGGATTCCCGCATCCCGCGGCGCGCGGACGGTACGGCGATTCCCTATGCGGAATGGCGGGCGCAGTTCCCCGCCATTCCCGGCGCGAAACTACCGACGGGGCCGGCGCAATTGTCGCTGCTCGA
The genomic region above belongs to Alphaproteobacteria bacterium and contains:
- a CDS encoding LLM class flavin-dependent oxidoreductase translates to MRLGVFTMPMHDPARDYTQVLEEDRQAIILADRLGYDEYWVGEHFSSLNEPVPSPLMFMASVISETKNIVFGTGVINLPQHHPVAVAAQVAQFDHLCRGRYIFGIGVGSLVSDVGMVGTGEPPERGRRLMESLEIIDMLWSKEPPYDYDGEFWKIKLDEGINRDFGVGWVPRPFQKPSPPIAISVLSPNSRTALEAGRRGWIPVSGNFMHSRYLRSHWDMYAQGAAEAGQPADPSIWRVSRSILVGESDQQALDYLYDPNSGLSHYYKYFRYSFGRRGVAKMGVNDESMADEDITIDDFKAALPIVGDSRTVLDRMIALIDETGPFGTLLANGHEWDNPALWQGSMRRLAEEIMPKLSQHADSMRAAAD
- a CDS encoding SDR family oxidoreductase, with amino-acid sequence MEVSGKKAIVFGGTSGIGLATTKRLAALGASVIAVSRNPDKAGDVPAGVTLKQCDVLDRDALAALFAECAPFDILVSAATGGNRAVGRFLDMDMDGYQASFAKLWGYANVVRFGTPHLADDGCIVLVSGSPARKMKPGQIAISSVGGAVESFARGVATEIAPKRINVLSPGSIDTPMVSMEGDARKAFYEKATAKNVIPRPGTADECAQGIIFLVQNDFVTGTTVDVDGGWLIS
- a CDS encoding MFS transporter, with product MRDRTTTGLFSFGLVFSLLPSMSFPATMPALMADLQFTASEAGWLGGIYFAGYACAVPVLSSGTDRVGAKSIYLTSCLVAVVSSLAFAFWAEGFWSAFIPRLLGGAALAGVHMPGLKLLTDMVGEKFRMRGAGIYASSYALGSATSFLFAGFIEAASNWHFVYGLAALGPALAAACVLATPKTPTAAGGPIARIQLRPLLRNRPLMSYIVAYAGNTWEVFSIRVWFVAYLAWILSRPDNDIDLPPLAVVSGVAAIAGVPASVVVSELALRVGREKAIIATCGISVAVCLGLAMSTGAASLVILPLLILLQISSFADVGSLTAGAIAACEPGRRGTSLALFAFTGSLTGFLGPVIVGISLDAFGGFEQGTGWTAAFLVMAIGSTVAALSVWHLKTNLPK
- a CDS encoding alpha/beta hydrolase domain-containing protein, translating into MTNRIELLVSKSVPFAGGQAFGDAGPYERLRGRAHFAVDPLAPAQAGVTDIGHAQLSGAGMVEFSAEFFIFRPVDPARGNRRIFFDYGNRGNLRALQYFNDAPGSNDPLTAAQAGNGFLFRRGYSLVWAAWQGDLLPGDGRITMDLPVAHDNGKPIMGPVRQEFIPVGPTVCFPLSGRIDTRSHPAASHDTTLAQLTRRRYPDSKRIAIPSDAWSFAQATRGLDADSQVKARGGGALAILPSDEFIYMADGFQPGWIYELVYTARDPLVMGLGHVAVRDLVSHLKHGEADAAGNPNPLPGIEKAYGFGRSQTGRCLRDFIYRGFNADAAGRRVFDGVIPHVAGAGKMWLNHRFANGVAMAGQQYEDHHNIADSFPFSYAETTDHLTGRTDAILKRPDTDPFVMHTQSASEYWQRKASLVHTDTRGNDLPQPDNVRVYFWASSQHTSDPVGVIPARGVCENYNNVVAVSPVFRALLDALDAWVTDGAAPPDSRIPRRADGTAIPYAEWRAQFPAIPGAKLPTGPAQLSLLDFGPEADRGIASKQPPDVLAKNGYTILVPAVDADGNDIAGIRAPMVQAPLGTYTGWNLRIQGLGTGANYEFLGSYIPFMDTAEEREFTGDPRASVTERYGSPEGYVEAITAAAQRLVAEGFLLEEDAERAAEEARNWGRPRHLVRL